A stretch of Porites lutea chromosome 5, jaPorLute2.1, whole genome shotgun sequence DNA encodes these proteins:
- the LOC140938573 gene encoding actin-related protein 5-like: MADESEVDPHIFRFQDFETSPDSFYDYSPSLRENAVPLIIDNGGHCCRAGWAIDNKPRLIFRNLVAKARGKKDTDPSAHSVCVGNDIGNLEVVRWALRSQFDRDVVTNYECQEQVFDHIFSRLGINTPGSVNHPIVLTEPVCNPNYCRQSMSELLFECYNVPSVAYGIDSLFSLYNNMPSSDKTTALVVSSSCQVSHVLPVVNGRLDAGNCKRINLGGSHATWFMQRLLQLKYPHHATQITLTRAQELVHSYTAMATDYSKELEEWASSDYYDDHVYKIQLPYAQAQAPQTNGPKSEEKEKLRRQKQGRRLQEINARRREEKLVEEEERLQDLMSIQALELSNNKEFQMSLTEAGFQSSEALQSAIKNLTTSIRKRKEKIVAMQTALELDSEVKEKDEIIDVVSEQPVESKKRQRTPKGGAEDKIGKRLKEEKKQELQQQKSQEEIQREETFKTWLSGLHRRRKEILDARQQRTQRREELASRRSHASLERMRILSQLAYDPNVRDDGTTRSTHKKPKEDTFGQNDEDWMVYRSINKDAGDSDSEKEQEELNELENLLKKHDPDFSKRFGGKPESAVDWAEYYQLHLGVERIRVPEIVYQPSMLGIEQAGIAETIDFILNHFSADLQTALVQNVFVTGGNTQFPNFQERLERELLAIRPFQSTFKVFTAGNPVLDAWYGARKWARTLSNNLRTVSVTREEYDEKGGEYLKEHFASNLYVTTPSQS; encoded by the exons ATGGCGGACGAAAGTG AAGTAGACCCTCATATATTCAGATTCCAAGATTTTGAAACATCGCCAGATTCCTTCTATGATTATTCACCGAGCCTTCGAGAAAACGCTGTCCCACTAATCATTGACAATG GTGGCCACTGTTGTCGAGCTGGTTGGGCCATTGACAATAAGCCAAGACTAATCTTCAGAAACTTGGTTGCAAAAGCAAGAGGAAAGAAG gATACTGACCCTTCTGCTCATAGTGTCTGTGTAGGGAATGATATTGGCAATCTTGAGGTGGTCAGATGGGCTCTACGCAGTCAATTTGACAGAGATGTCGTCACAAACTATGAATGCCAg GAACAAGTCTTTGATCACATCTTCAGTCGCCTTGGAATCAACACACCGGGAAGTGTCAACCATCCTATTGTTTTAACAGAACCAGTATGCAACCCTAACTACTGCCGACAAT CCATGTCAGAGCTTCTGTTTGAGTGCTACAATGTTCCAAGCGTGGCATATGGTATTGACAGTCTTTTCAGTTTGTACAACAACATGCCCAGTTCAG ATAAAACCACTGCTCTGGTTGTGTCTTCAAGTTGTCAAGTTAGTCATGTCCTTCCAGTGGTGAATGGAAGACTGGACGCTGGCAACTGTAAAAG GATTAACCTGGGTGGTTCCCATGCAACGTGGTTCATGCAGAGACTATTACAACTAAAATACCCACATCATGCCACTCAGATAACGCTCACCAGAGCACAG GAATTAGTGCACAGTTACACAGCTATGGCGACAGATTACTCGAAGGAGCTTGAGGAGTGGGCATCGTCAGATTACTATGATGATCATGTTTATAAAATTCAGCTGCCGTATGCTCAG GCCCAGGCACCTCAAACCAACGGCCCCAAGagtgaagaaaaggaaaagttgaGAAGGCAGAAACAGGGGAGAAGACTACAGGAAATAAATgcgagaagaagagaagaaaag CTTGTGGAAGAAGAGGAAAGACTACAAGATCTAATGAGTATTCAGGCACTGGAACTTTCAAATAACAAGGAATTCCAG atgTCACTAACAGAGGCAGGCTTCCAGAGTTCTGAG GCTTTGCAATCCGCCATAAAGAATCTGACGACGTCTATCCGAAAGCGAAAGGAAAAGATTGTAGCCATGCAAACAGCTTTGGAACTGGATTCCGAG GtcaaagaaaaagatgaaatcATTGATGTGGTATCTGAGCAGCCGGTTGAGAGCAAAAAGAGGCAGCGGACTCCCAAAGGAGGAGCAGAGGATAAAATTGGGAAAAGATTAAAGGAGGAGAAAAAACAAGAGTTACAACAGCAGAAGAGCCAGGAGGAAATACAAAGAGAGGAAACGTTTAAAACGTGGCTGTCGGGATTACATAGGAGACGAAAA GAAATACTTGATGCTCGTCAGCAGCGAACCCAGAGAAGAGAAGAATTAGCCAGCAGACGGAGCCATGCTTCCTTGGAAAGAATGAGGATTTTGTCGCAGCTGGCTTATGATCCTAATG ttcgTGACGACGGTACGACACGAAGTACGCATAAGAAACCAAAAGAAGATACATTTGGACAAAACGATGAGGACTGGATGGTGTACAGATCCATT AACAAAGATGCTGGTGATTCCGACAGTGAAAAAGAACAGGAAGAACTGAACGAGCTGGAGAATTTACTGAAGAAACACGATCCTGACTTTTCAAA ACGTTTTGGTGGCAAACCAGAATCTGCTGTTGACTGGGCGGAATATTATCAGCTCCATCTTGGTGTTGAGAGAATAAG AGTTCCTGAGATTGTATATCAACCTTCCATGCTTGGTATTGAACAAGCCGGTATTGCAGAAACTATTGATTTTATACTTAACCACTTTTCGGCCGATTTACAAACAGCATTAGTGCAG AATGTGTTTGTAACAGGAGGAAATACACAATTCCCCAACTTTCAAGAACGCCTGGAGAGAGAGCTCCTTGCTATCCGACCGTTCCAATCTACATTTAAAGTTTTCACGGCAG GTAACCCGGTGCTCGATGCATGGTACGGTGCTCGTAAATGGGCAAGGACTCTCAGCAACAACCTACGGACAGTCAGTGTTACTAGGGAGGAGTATGACGAGAAAGGCGGAGAATATCTCAAGGAACACTTCGCGTCAAACCTTTACGTAACGACCCCTTCCCAGTCATAG